The Cognatishimia activa nucleotide sequence TCTCAATACGTGGCAGATGTCTTGACAAAAGAAGGGATGCCTGAGGAGAAAATCTCGGTCAAACCCTGTTTTACCTATCAGCTAACTGATTTTGGAGAAATCGACTACGCAGATCGGAAGGACGTGCTTTTCGTCGGCCGTCTGTCCGAGGAAAAGGGGCTACCATTGCTGTTGGAGGCATGGTGCCGAGTGGCTCCGAACCAATCCAAATTGAAGATTATCGGTGACGGTGCCATACCAACTGACCTTCCGGCAAATGTTGAGTTTCTGGGCAAAAAATCCGCACGAGATGTTCAAAAGGCAATGTCTCAGGCGGCATTTGTGGTCATGCCAGGACTTTGGGCTGAGCCATTCGGACGTGTCGCTATAGAGGCATTTGCTCAAGGGGCGCCTGTCATTGCGACCGGGATAGGCGGCGTAGCTAATATCATTGAAAATGGCGTAAACGGATCGTTGTTCCCCAGAGCTGACGCAAGTACACTCGCAGAGGTTATTCAGGAATACATAAGTAACCCTAATAAACGTCGTAGATATGGTCTGGCGGCAAGGCAGGCGTACATTGATTTCTATACGCCCGCTAAAAACGTTGAGTATTTGGAAAGGGTTTATGCTCAGTTCAACGCATAACTTTAGCCAAGCTTCTATTGAGCCGCTCATTTTCTTTTGGCAACCGATTCAGCTCTTTCAATTGATCTAAGCCAAATCTGGAATTGGTCACTTTCATACTGTGAGCGCCATTATGAAGGACGCGCGACCTCTACAAGTTTTCAATTCGACGTAGTTCTCTTCGAAAGACACGTCCGCCAAGCGTGGATTGAATACTCTGACACATCATTTTGCTGAGCTTTGGTTTTGACACATTATCCATCTTACGAAGCACACCTCGCCAATACGCACGATGCAAACGCTTTTGCTGCCGCATTTGAGTAAAAAATGCCGGTCGGCTGGGCTCTTCAGAAAAGGCCATGTCAAACAGTGCAGGAAGCAGATCAAAGATCTTAATAAACTGCGCGGTTCGATCGCCCATGTGCCTACAAGGCAATAGGATCGTTTCGTTGGCACGTGTATTATTGACGAACTCAATAGCTTCGGCTTTCGAAGGATCATAGGCGACCAACGCTCTTTGAACTGGATTACCATCTGCAAATTCACCAGTAGCAGAGTCAGACGATTCAGGTTGTATGAGAAGCACTTTTGAATTTTCAACGATACCCGCACATGTAAGCGCCAACTTGCAGGAACGTTTCATTCCAACAAACAGGATTTCATCGAAGGCCTTAAATGCCCCTTCGCTAACCAGTTGCGTGATGTATCCGGAAACTTCTTTGTAAGTATTGCGCGCGCCTTGCAGGGATATAATTCCTAAATAGCTCCAGCCGTTTTCTTCAGCCGTTTTCCAGCCGCTGGGAAATCCCGTGGAAGCGCTTCCTAGATTTTCCTCTGCAGTCTCCAGCACAACCAACAAAGTGCGGCCGCGTTCAATGAGGAAACTTGTTTCATCAAGGCCCAAGTACTCGATGATACTACCGGGCAAACAATCTACATAATTTTCCAGCGCTTCTACCCAGTCGCCGCCTGTCTCAGAGGAATTCAGATCCTGTTCGAAAGCTTCAATTTCGGTGCTCATTGTGCTCTCCAATGGTTTGTTCTTGGCCCGCTTGAACATTAGATTTGCGTCTTTTTATGGGCAATTTAAGAGCAGCTTAACGCACCGAGTATTAATAAACAGCAAGTGTTTTCTTTGATTGATCAAACCGCGCAATTAGACATGCAAGAAATGCCAAAGATCGTGTTTGCGCAAGCTCACTTGCCTCATGCCGCACAGCTTTGACGGTCAGTGCCGCAACGGTGGCACTCAAATAATTCTATGCCCAATTCCTCTTTTAACGCTATAATAACCTCAAAAGAGCAGAACCAAAAAAGCATAGATACAACATGGCAGACTCTCAGAGCAAACTTATCATTTCGACGATGAAAGATGAGGGGCCCTACATCCTAGAATGGCTCGCCCATCATCGAGTATTAGGGTTTACGGATTTTCTAATCTACACAAACGATTGCAGTGATGGCACAGACCTCCTGTTGGACCGGCTGCAACAGACCGGCGCCGTCACACATGTTCGCAACAAGGTTCTACGGCGCGGCCCTCATAAATCAGCTCTGAAATACGCGAAGGAACATGAGCTTTACCAATCTGCAGATTGGGTATTGGTCTCTGATGTCGATGAATTTCTGAATATCAAAATTGGCGATGGGAAGGTTGACGATCTCATCGCGCGCTTTGGTGATGCGGATGCAATTCCAGTGGCTTGGCGATTGTTTTCAAACAACGGTCATGCAGATGTTTACCCCGGATTTTGCACAACTTCATTTACCGATGCAGAACCTGCCAGCCATGAATCCGACACCGAAGGTCGTTTTGTAAAATCGCTTTTTAAACCCAACGATGCGATCGAAAAGCTGGGGCTCCACGGTCCGGTTTATGACGAAGATGTCGCCAGCGAATTGAAATGGGGCTGCGTATGGCGCGAAAAAGATGCGTTAAGCGACCCAAGGCGTCCGACGCGCGACTTTGGGTATGAAATTGCTCAAATGAACCACTACGCCGTTCGTTCCGTTGACGCATTTTTGCTAAAGCGTGCGCGGGGCCGTGCAAATCATACAAAAGATACTATCGGATTGGACTACTGGAATCGCTGGTGTCGCGGCGGCGAAAGTGACAGCTCAGTGCTTTCATACGCTGATGCCGTTCAAAGAGAATACGAGTGGTTGCTCAAAGATCCAATTGTCCGGCACTTGCACCTTGGAGCGCTGGAGTATCAGCGGCAAAGCCTGGATGCGGTGTTGCAGCAAGAAGACTTCCGAGCGCTCAGAGCCGAGCTGAGCGGCGTTGTAACTGCACTGTCAGCCCCGACTGCGACGAGCCATCAGACTAAAGAAAGCGAAACGCTAAAGGTCAAAGCTCCAAAGCGTCACCAAAACCGCGTTCGCATGCTAGAGCAAATGCCAAAGGGTGGTCGCTGTGCGGAAATCGGTGTCTGGAATGGTGGGTTTTCAGGTGTCATCCTAGATGTAACCGCTCCGAGCGAACTGGTTCTGATAGATCCGTGGGATCTGTTATCGGATCAAAGTTCTGGTGAATGGACACACAAAAAGCATGAGGATCATTCCGAAATGAACCGCATGTATGAAAATGTTCGGTCCAACTATGAGCATCTTCCGCAAATATCCATTCGCAAGGGTTTCTCCGCCGATGTTCTTTCTTCTTTCCCAGACGGTTACTTCGATTGGATCTACATCGATGGAAACCACTTGTATGAGTTTGTTCGCAAAGATGTCGAGCTCGGGTTTCGCAAAGTAAAACCGGGCGGCATCATCGCCGGTGATGATTTTTTCTGGAAGCGCGACGGGCGCATGCACGTCAAAGAAGCCGTGTTGGACGAGATGAGAGCCCAGGGGATGTCCAATAGGCCTACCCGAATTGGTCAACAGTTTATGATCACTGTGCAGGAAAGCGTGTCCAGTGTATGACGAATTGAGCGACCTGCCTTCAACCGTCTTGCGAAAAGTTAAACGAGAGACGAACGCGCGTCCTGAAAAGGGCTTCCCGCAAATGGGAAGGCATCATTATCTAGCTTGGCTCAACAACTTTCACAAAGCTGAAAATCCGAGTGTTTACTTTGAGATTGGAACCGAAAGCGGCGCCAGTCTGGCATTTGCTCGCGATATTGCGATCGCCGTTGATCCCGTTTTCAAACTGGGTGACAATGTCGTTCGCCAGCAATCGCAGGTCCATCTGTTTCAACAGACCAGCGATGACTTTTTCGAAACGGGGTTTTTGAACGCGTTTGAAAAAGAAATCGACTTTGCTTTCCTGGATGGGATGCATCAAGTTGAATATCTTCTGCGCGATTTCATGAATATTGAAAAGCACATGGCATCAGACGGCGTCATTGCGATGCATGACTGTGTGCCAATGAGTTACGCCGCTGCAGAACGCGATTGGGACAAAACGAAGACCCGCAGGTGGACCGGAGATGTTTGGAAGATTATTCCGATCCTACGAACTTACCGACCTGACCTGGACATTCGCGTTTTGGATCTGCCTCCGTCAGGCATCGTTGAGATCCGCAATCTTCAGCCCGGCAATACTGATTTGCAAACAGCCTATGACGAGATTGTGGAAAAATACGTTCCAATAACTCTTGAAGAGTTCGGGCTAGCAGAGTTGAAAAATACACTGAAGTTAGTTCAAGTCGAAGAGATAGCTAGCTTTCAAGACGAACCAGTCGCTTGGGAGATCCCGGAAAGCCCGGCGGCGCACTCATTAAAAATCGCAATCAAAACCCCAAAAGCGCGCAGAACCAACCCTAAGAAAATCGTGGATCATGCATTTGCACGTTCGATCGCTGACGGTTTCTTGCAAGCAGGGCATTCTGTCCGGATAGATTCAGGTTACGATTGGTATAGGGACACGCAGGGCACGGATTTCGATTTGGTCCTAAGAGGCCGTGGCGGCTATGAGCCACAACCAAATATCCCTCATGTGGTTTGGGCGATTTACCCGGGCGCAAAAGAGCGGCATGAAATCACGCAAGAAGAGGTTAGCGCCGCAGCCCATTGTTTCTTTGCGTCAGAGCTGGCTTATGAAGAGTTTTCCAATAAAGGAAACTCCAATATCTCGGTTCTCCTTCAAGGATTTGATCCGAGGATTATGCATCTGCCTGAACAAGACCACCGCGCCGATACTGTCTTTGTAGGCAGCAATCATTTTTCGAACACCGATATGCGTCCGATCATCCAGATGTCTCTTGATGCTCAGCACAACACAAAAATCTGGGGACGTGGCTGGACCGCCCCTGAAGTCGAACCCATGCTACAAGCCAAATATATTGACAACTCAAATGTCGGTAACTTGTATCGGGGCGCGAAAATCGTGCTGTGCGACCACATGGAACCCATGCGGGTTGGCGGCTATCTTTCAAACCGCATCTTTGACGCCTTGGCATGCGGTTCTGCGGTGATCAGCGATCATATTGCCGGGTTGCCCGACGAGTTTAAGCAGGATGTTTTCCTGTGCCAAACGTCTGAGGACTTCTCGAACGCTGTGCAAACCATCGAAGCGGAAACCGAAGCAGAAGCGGCTGAACGCAAGGAACGCGTTCGAAGCCTATTGCAGAAACACTCATTGTTTGTTCGCGCAAAAGAGATTTCAGAAAAACTCTTGGAACTCAAAACCCAAAGGGCGTGAGCATGCGGGGAGATGGATGGAAATCAAACCGCGACATAAATTTATTTCTAACACAGTGATTTAGAACTCTAGGATAAGGATCGGGCCCATGATTGCATCCAAGGCACAAATCAAGTCCGAGCGCTGGTCATCACAGTTCAAACACCTGTTTCGACAACAGTTTGTTTTAACTCGTCAAAGCAATCTCAGTTATCCCGGATTCAATCAGCGCGCACTGCAAGGCTGGGTTTTGCACACAGGCCAAGCGATGCGCGTTGCACAGGTATACGATGCTACCGGAACGCAGGTTGGCTTCCTGCTGGGTGTCGCATTGCAAGACGGAACATTTCTTTCAGGCGACATCACGGTGCCAGCCTCTCAGTTCGACAAAGGGTTCATCCCAGAGCTCGATAAACTGGTCAACTCCATGGCTGGGCGCTTTGTTCTGATCATTTTGGGAACACACATCCAGGAGATCTATGTCGATCCGGTTTGCGACATGCCCGTCGTATTTGATCCCGCTCACCAAATCGTCGGTTCATCCGTGGCGTTAATTCTGCACCGTGGCTACCAACCCAACAAGATGTTCAACCTGGGTAAAATTCTTCGAGGCGGGCGCACCTTCACACTGCAACATACGGTTGATTCAGGCATTTTCCGCACCTTGCCTAATCATGCACTCGACCTGGTGAGTTTTGACACTAGACGCCATTGGCCATCGCAGGACATCCGGTTCAACGATACATCCTGTGATCCAGAGAGTATTGTCAGTCAGATCGTTGATCGGCTTGGACGGAATTTCGGTGAAATCGTTTCGAATTTCCCATGTATTGTGCCCATGACCGGCGGACGGGATTCGAGATCTCTTATCGCGAGCGGCCACAAACATCTGGACAAAGTGACTGAGTTCTCTGCGTTTAAGTTTCATAATAGCTCCGCCATTGACGCAGCTCGTGGTCGGGAGATCATGCAGCAGCTTGGGTTTGGCTTCAAAACATACGGACGCAAGCCGATCTCACAGCGCAGCCTAGCTGAGTTCCATCTTAAGACCGGCTACACTGGGATACGCGGCGAGATCGCAGCCATGGGCGCAGTAATGCAGTTCCCAAAAGATCATGTCGTGGTGCGCGGCAATATCATGGAACTTCTGCGGGCCAACCAATGGCGGCAACGCCACATAGACAACAAATTCATTATGACCCATGCGTTGCGCCGCCTTAAAGCAGACGCCGAACTTGATCCTCATACCCGCACATTCCGCACTGCATACCGGGGATGGCGAAAATCCCTACCAACAGAGGATCTAACTGAGCGCCCCTATGATATGGCCTTTGTCGAATTTTTGTTGCCCAACACCCAAGGTGCGTTTTTCAACGGGTACCAGAACAATGTCTTTCTGAACCCTTTCAACGACCGCCACCTGATCGAGCTATCCCTGCGTTTGCCGGTCCAGATGCGATACGATGATCAGATACACAAAAAGATTCTGGCACAGACACGGCCTGAGCTTTTGGAAATCCCATACCACTGAGCCCTATCTCAATTGGCGAACTGCCGAAGTAGCGAACTTCTTTTAAAGAGCACCGAAAGGATCAATGACTTGTGCTTCAGGGAAGAGTGAAAGAACGTTCACTTCACTATCTTGTAGAAACAACAGTTTCACATTCGCACCAGCATCCATCGTTGCGTAGGCTTCCAGACCGTCCTGACGTGCCTGCCAGAGACGTTCTAAAATCGCCCAGCTATCTGACGTGAGATAGCTCAATGCAGGGCGCGCTGCTTGCATCGTCGCATGCATGGCCAGCGCATTGGCTTCGGCAAGTGCGCCAAGCACCGGAAAATCCTGATCCGCGACAGCTTGTTCGATGGCTTTGCAATCTGCTTCAGCTTGGTCGGGCCATGTGGCAAAAAGCGGGCTGGTTGCGACAGTATGGTTCATCCCGTCACGCGACGAATGGGACTTTGGACCAACATCAACGGCGACAATCGCGATACGGAATTCTGGCCAGTTATAGGCAAGCGGTTGCGCAAAGC carries:
- a CDS encoding glycosyltransferase family 4 protein: MSDPKRYRVLMLHNAYQTRGGEEESAESECRALREAGHEVTYLTAHNDDIASWSDKIRAAGTLFWSRSWQQQVAQELGNKTYDVLHVQNLFPQISPSVYTAARRVGVPVVQAVRNYRLACPAATLLREGKPCIDCVGRMVKLPGLRHRCYRGSASASASIVAANATHKAIGTWQKNVDCYLAVSQYVADVLTKEGMPEEKISVKPCFTYQLTDFGEIDYADRKDVLFVGRLSEEKGLPLLLEAWCRVAPNQSKLKIIGDGAIPTDLPANVEFLGKKSARDVQKAMSQAAFVVMPGLWAEPFGRVAIEAFAQGAPVIATGIGGVANIIENGVNGSLFPRADASTLAEVIQEYISNPNKRRRYGLAARQAYIDFYTPAKNVEYLERVYAQFNA
- a CDS encoding glycosyltransferase family 2 protein; the protein is MADSQSKLIISTMKDEGPYILEWLAHHRVLGFTDFLIYTNDCSDGTDLLLDRLQQTGAVTHVRNKVLRRGPHKSALKYAKEHELYQSADWVLVSDVDEFLNIKIGDGKVDDLIARFGDADAIPVAWRLFSNNGHADVYPGFCTTSFTDAEPASHESDTEGRFVKSLFKPNDAIEKLGLHGPVYDEDVASELKWGCVWREKDALSDPRRPTRDFGYEIAQMNHYAVRSVDAFLLKRARGRANHTKDTIGLDYWNRWCRGGESDSSVLSYADAVQREYEWLLKDPIVRHLHLGALEYQRQSLDAVLQQEDFRALRAELSGVVTALSAPTATSHQTKESETLKVKAPKRHQNRVRMLEQMPKGGRCAEIGVWNGGFSGVILDVTAPSELVLIDPWDLLSDQSSGEWTHKKHEDHSEMNRMYENVRSNYEHLPQISIRKGFSADVLSSFPDGYFDWIYIDGNHLYEFVRKDVELGFRKVKPGGIIAGDDFFWKRDGRMHVKEAVLDEMRAQGMSNRPTRIGQQFMITVQESVSSV
- a CDS encoding glycosyltransferase, whose translation is MASDGVIAMHDCVPMSYAAAERDWDKTKTRRWTGDVWKIIPILRTYRPDLDIRVLDLPPSGIVEIRNLQPGNTDLQTAYDEIVEKYVPITLEEFGLAELKNTLKLVQVEEIASFQDEPVAWEIPESPAAHSLKIAIKTPKARRTNPKKIVDHAFARSIADGFLQAGHSVRIDSGYDWYRDTQGTDFDLVLRGRGGYEPQPNIPHVVWAIYPGAKERHEITQEEVSAAAHCFFASELAYEEFSNKGNSNISVLLQGFDPRIMHLPEQDHRADTVFVGSNHFSNTDMRPIIQMSLDAQHNTKIWGRGWTAPEVEPMLQAKYIDNSNVGNLYRGAKIVLCDHMEPMRVGGYLSNRIFDALACGSAVISDHIAGLPDEFKQDVFLCQTSEDFSNAVQTIEAETEAEAAERKERVRSLLQKHSLFVRAKEISEKLLELKTQRA